One window of Flavobacteriales bacterium genomic DNA carries:
- a CDS encoding DEAD/DEAH box helicase: MHQTTFDQLGLIEPILKALQHEGYTHPTPIQAQSIPYLLEGRDLLGCAQTGTGKTAAFAIPMIQRMVNAQSGGPRGGRKPIRALILTPTRELAIQIDESYKAYGRHTDLRTTVIFGGVGQKPQTDALRRGVDILVATPGRLLDLMNQGFVNLKELEYFVLDEADRMLDMGFIHDVKKVIAAIPRQRQTLFFSATMPPEVQRLSASLLHNPVKVEVTPASSTAETVEQEVFFVDKSNKANLLVHLLNTRDIAEALVFSRTKHGADKLVRIIEKAGIRAEAIHGNKAQNARQRALKNFKDRKTRVLVATDIAARGIDIDSLSHVVNFDIPNVPETYVHRIGRTGRAGASGIAISLCDVDERVFLRDITKLIARQIPVVEEHPFPASGNASKPLSPEPPKGQGRQGGGRNGGGRGQGGRSTGNSGGNGQPKDFATLTAELINDLEGGGAKPKTPSGTGSNNRRRWRGPRPGGGGGKR; the protein is encoded by the coding sequence ATGCACCAAACCACTTTTGACCAGCTCGGTCTGATCGAGCCCATTCTCAAAGCCCTTCAACACGAAGGCTACACCCACCCCACGCCGATCCAGGCGCAAAGCATTCCTTATCTCTTGGAAGGTCGTGACCTGCTGGGTTGCGCACAGACCGGTACCGGAAAGACCGCCGCGTTCGCCATCCCGATGATCCAGCGGATGGTCAACGCACAAAGCGGTGGTCCACGCGGCGGCCGCAAGCCCATACGTGCGCTCATCCTAACGCCCACCCGGGAACTGGCCATCCAGATCGACGAGAGCTACAAAGCCTATGGTCGCCATACGGACCTGCGCACCACCGTCATCTTCGGTGGCGTGGGCCAAAAGCCGCAGACCGATGCGCTGCGCCGCGGCGTGGACATCCTCGTGGCCACTCCCGGCCGCCTGTTGGACCTGATGAACCAAGGCTTCGTCAACCTGAAAGAGCTGGAATACTTCGTGCTTGACGAGGCCGACCGCATGCTCGACATGGGCTTCATCCACGACGTGAAGAAGGTGATCGCGGCCATTCCACGCCAACGCCAAACGCTCTTCTTCAGTGCCACCATGCCGCCTGAGGTCCAACGCCTTTCAGCCTCGCTGCTCCACAACCCCGTGAAGGTAGAGGTGACGCCGGCCTCCTCCACTGCGGAAACCGTGGAACAGGAGGTCTTCTTCGTGGACAAGTCGAACAAGGCCAATTTGCTCGTGCACCTGCTGAATACTCGCGACATTGCCGAAGCGCTCGTATTCAGTCGCACCAAGCACGGTGCTGACAAGCTGGTCCGCATCATCGAGAAGGCCGGCATCCGTGCCGAGGCCATCCACGGTAACAAGGCCCAGAACGCCCGTCAGCGCGCCCTGAAGAACTTCAAGGACCGCAAGACCCGCGTGCTGGTGGCGACCGACATCGCTGCACGTGGCATCGACATCGATTCCCTCTCCCACGTGGTGAACTTCGACATCCCCAACGTGCCGGAGACTTATGTACACCGCATCGGTCGCACCGGCCGCGCAGGTGCCAGCGGCATCGCCATTTCCCTCTGCGACGTGGACGAGCGCGTGTTCCTGCGTGACATCACCAAGCTGATCGCACGGCAGATCCCCGTAGTTGAGGAGCACCCCTTCCCCGCCAGCGGAAATGCCAGCAAGCCCCTTTCCCCGGAACCGCCGAAAGGCCAAGGTCGGCAAGGAGGAGGTCGTAATGGCGGCGGACGCGGCCAAGGTGGCCGTTCCACTGGAAATTCCGGAGGGAACGGGCAGCCGAAGGATTTTGCTACGCTCACTGCGGAGCTGATCAACGACTTGGAAGGCGGCGGTGCCAAGCCGAAGACCCCATCCGGCACCGGAAGTAACAACCGCAGGCGCTGGCGCGGGCCGCGGCCAGGAGGTGGTGGCGGAAAGCGATGA
- a CDS encoding sterol desaturase family protein — protein sequence MKEQLPPLPIERIGLLYVYPAFLVLLLIEYFNAKQLYSLRESFASFVILVGATLMRIFTNVFEITIYLFLFYLAAPLRESLFGYTTLGFAWYVWIICMLADDHNFYWHHRLSHSIRVLWAAHLPHHSAKTFNLTVSIRNGWFITLYKPIFWMWLPLVGFEPIMIATCLIMNSFYQFFLHSQLVPSLPLYEKLFNTPYIHTVHHSSNTEYLDFNHGGILTIWDRLYGTWQPPIKGVAPKYGINHNPGTDNPITHNLFEFQEIWKDVKKAPGLKNKFMYIFGPPGWSHDGSSMTSRQLQRELKQARAEGREVPEHIFIRSN from the coding sequence ATGAAGGAGCAGCTTCCTCCTCTGCCGATCGAGCGAATAGGCCTCCTGTACGTGTATCCCGCCTTCCTTGTGCTGCTGCTGATCGAGTACTTCAATGCCAAGCAGTTGTACAGCCTTCGGGAGTCGTTCGCCAGCTTCGTCATCCTGGTGGGGGCCACGTTGATGAGGATCTTCACCAACGTTTTCGAGATCACCATCTACCTCTTCCTGTTCTATCTCGCAGCACCGCTCCGTGAAAGCCTTTTCGGATACACCACATTGGGCTTCGCGTGGTACGTCTGGATCATCTGCATGCTTGCCGATGACCATAACTTCTACTGGCACCACCGCCTCAGCCACAGCATTCGCGTGCTCTGGGCGGCCCATCTGCCACACCATTCCGCCAAGACCTTCAACCTCACGGTGAGCATCCGCAACGGCTGGTTCATCACCTTGTACAAGCCCATCTTTTGGATGTGGTTGCCCTTGGTCGGCTTTGAGCCGATCATGATCGCCACCTGCCTGATCATGAACTCCTTCTACCAGTTCTTCCTGCACTCCCAACTGGTGCCCTCACTGCCCCTGTATGAGAAGCTCTTCAACACGCCGTATATCCACACCGTGCACCACAGCAGCAACACGGAATACTTGGACTTCAACCACGGCGGTATCCTTACCATCTGGGACCGGCTTTATGGTACGTGGCAACCACCTATCAAAGGTGTGGCGCCCAAATACGGGATCAACCACAACCCCGGCACGGACAACCCGATCACGCACAACCTCTTTGAATTTCAGGAGATCTGGAAGGACGTAAAAAAGGCGCCCGGCCTGAAGAACAAGTTCATGTACATCTTCGGCCCCCCCGGCTGGAGCCACGACGGCAGCAGCATGACCAGTAGGCAGCTTCAGAGGGAGCTGAAACAGGCCAGAGCAGAAGGTCGGGAAGTGCCTGAGCACATCTTCATCCGGTCGAATTGA
- a CDS encoding FkbM family methyltransferase: MNGFNILLDHRVRQHRMMYYGMYEENIMNFLKERIRPGDVVLDPGANIGYVTAHCLGLVGPSGHVHSFEPSPSANAHIRSCNSVADHPNWSLWDMALTDHEGSETFNDTPRVMVFGYACLSGAADPEDKVPHEVQVTTVDAFCAQQDIERVRFLKLDIEGSEWPALKGASRMIAKKAIDIIMVETSMPGNGRKIAQRIDTMLRDAGYHSFHVHRNGEVHPMEVMTDVTFREDVIWML, from the coding sequence ATGAACGGGTTCAACATCTTGTTGGACCATCGGGTGCGCCAACATCGGATGATGTACTACGGTATGTATGAGGAGAATATCATGAACTTCCTCAAGGAACGTATCCGCCCGGGCGACGTGGTGCTCGACCCCGGTGCCAACATCGGCTATGTCACCGCCCACTGCCTCGGTCTGGTCGGACCTTCAGGCCATGTGCATTCATTCGAGCCTTCCCCGTCCGCGAATGCCCATATCCGGAGTTGCAACTCGGTGGCGGACCATCCCAATTGGTCCCTTTGGGACATGGCGCTCACCGATCACGAGGGCAGCGAGACCTTCAATGACACGCCTCGTGTAATGGTCTTCGGATATGCCTGCTTGTCAGGGGCCGCTGACCCCGAGGACAAGGTGCCCCATGAAGTGCAGGTGACAACGGTCGACGCATTCTGCGCGCAACAGGACATCGAGCGGGTCCGCTTTCTCAAATTGGACATCGAAGGCTCCGAATGGCCCGCCTTGAAAGGAGCTTCCCGCATGATCGCAAAAAAAGCCATTGATATCATCATGGTGGAGACCTCCATGCCGGGTAACGGAAGGAAGATCGCCCAACGGATCGACACCATGCTGCGCGACGCAGGCTATCACTCCTTCCACGTTCATCGCAATGGCGAAGTGCATCCCATGGAAGTGATGACCGATGTCACCTTCCGGGAGGATGTGATCTGGATGCTGTAG